Proteins co-encoded in one Salvia splendens isolate huo1 chromosome 4, SspV2, whole genome shotgun sequence genomic window:
- the LOC121798713 gene encoding uncharacterized protein LOC121798713, with the protein MKMGSKSNSNNNNTIVYVESIIVPMSLFLTIGYHAYLWQKLKTKPSQTTIGMNMLKRRSWLRQLNQGDDKKGMLAVQSLRNSLMFAILTATVTVIITLCLAALTNNAFNAAGLLASSSLFGSQSPRIMVLKYASSSLFLLASFLCSSMAVGFLVDANFLINAIGEFAPGGGGYTEAVVERGFAMAVVGNRVFCMALPLLLWLFGPLPVAVSSAALVWGLYELDFVASLSTIVV; encoded by the coding sequence ATGAAGATGGGAAGCAAAAGCAATAGCAACAACAACAATACGATAGTGTATGTAGAGAGCATAATAGTCCCAATGAGCCTCTTCCTCACAATAGGCTACCACGCCTACCTATGGCAAAAGCTCAAAACCAAACCCTCCCAAACCACAATCGGCATGAACATGCTCAAGCGCCGCTCATGGCTCCGCCAGCTCAACCAGGGCGACGACAAGAAGGGCATGCTCGCCGTCCAGAGCCTCCGGAACAGCCTGATGTTCGCCATCCTCACCGCCACGGTCACCGTGATCATCACGCTCTGCCTCGCCGCCCTCACCAACAACGCCTTCAACGCCGCGGGCCTCCTCGCCTCGTCGAGCCTCTTCGGGTCGCAGTCGCCGAGGATCATGGTGCTCAAGTACGCGTCGTCGTCGCTGTTCCTGCTGGCGAGCTTCCTCTGCAGCTCGATGGCGGTCGGGTTCTTGGTGGACGCGAACTTCTTGATCAACGCAATCGGGGAGTTCGCGCCCGGGGGAGGAGGGTACACGGAGGCGGTGGTGGAGAGGGGGTTTGCGATGGCGGTGGTCGGGAATAGGGTGTTTTGTATGGCTTTGCCGCTTTTGCTGTGGCTGTTCGGGCCGCTGCCGGTGGCGGTCTCCTCCGCCGCTCTTGTTTGGGGGCTCTATGAACTTGATTTTGTTGCTTCTCTCTCCACAATTGTTGTTTGA